From one Halosimplex rubrum genomic stretch:
- the secF gene encoding protein translocase subunit SecF, translating into MVEFVVPEPDYDRYSNRQLAAVPLAVLALALLVLAGWTLMTGTPVTPGIEFTGGTEIQVATDASQSEVRQSLDFEIDSVQPIAGSNEYIVTTQATDSDAISSAARSAGYEIVSVQSRSASFGADAQRLALIGIGVAFVGMSLLIFALFRTFVPSIAVVASAFSDIVIPLALMNVFGIKLSLGSVAALLMLIGYSVDSDILLNNHILRRRGSFYESTYRAMQTGVTMTVTSISAMTVMWIVSSLFGIPLLPDLAIVLVFGLVADLMNTYMLNLSLLRWYKYEGVAR; encoded by the coding sequence ATGGTCGAGTTCGTAGTACCGGAACCGGATTACGACCGGTACTCAAACCGCCAGCTCGCGGCCGTGCCGCTGGCCGTGCTGGCGCTCGCGTTGCTGGTCCTCGCGGGGTGGACCCTGATGACCGGGACACCGGTCACACCGGGGATCGAGTTCACCGGGGGGACCGAGATACAGGTCGCGACCGACGCCTCCCAGTCCGAGGTCAGACAGAGCCTCGACTTCGAGATCGATTCGGTCCAGCCGATCGCCGGCTCGAACGAGTACATCGTCACGACTCAGGCGACCGACTCCGACGCCATCAGCTCGGCGGCTCGGTCGGCGGGCTACGAGATCGTCTCCGTCCAGTCCCGATCCGCGAGCTTCGGCGCCGACGCCCAGCGCCTCGCGCTGATCGGCATCGGCGTCGCCTTCGTCGGGATGAGCCTGCTCATCTTCGCGCTGTTCCGGACGTTCGTGCCCTCCATCGCGGTCGTCGCCTCCGCGTTCTCCGACATCGTCATCCCGCTCGCGCTGATGAACGTCTTCGGGATCAAGCTCTCGCTGGGCTCGGTGGCGGCCCTGTTGATGCTGATCGGGTACTCCGTCGACTCGGACATCCTGCTGAACAACCACATCCTCCGCCGGCGCGGGAGCTTCTACGAGAGCACCTACCGCGCGATGCAGACCGGTGTGACGATGACCGTCACCTCGATCTCCGCGATGACCGTGATGTGGATCGTCTCGTCGCTGTTCGGCATCCCGCTGTTGCCCGATCTCGCGATCGTGCTCGTGTTCGGGCTGGTCGCCGACCTCATGAACACCTACATGTTGAACCTGAGCCTGCTTCGCTGGTACAAGTACGAGGGGGTGGCTCGATGA